A single bacterium DNA region contains:
- the ilvC gene encoding ketol-acid reductoisomerase — MALNIYYDKDADLGRLEGRIVAVIGYGSQGHAHAQNLKNSGVDVVVGLRKDSASWSKAEAAGLRVATPDQAAREASVIMLTVPDETAAALYADEIAPGLEPGDYLAVAHGFNIHFQAITPPENVNVFMVAPKGPGHTVRAHYEEGKGVPCLVAVHQDPTGDTLQIGLAYAKAIGGGRAGIIETTFREETETDLFGEQAVLCGGLTELMRNGYETLVEAGYAPEMAYFETIHEVKLIVDLIYENGMANMRYSVSNTAEYGDFTRGPRVIDAGVKDRMRQVLKEIQEGEFAKEFILENQSGFVGFNAMRRRAAEHPMEKVGARLRGLMSWLGENRLVDRSKN; from the coding sequence ATGGCACTGAACATCTACTACGACAAGGACGCGGACCTCGGCCGGCTCGAGGGCCGGATCGTCGCCGTGATCGGCTACGGCAGCCAGGGCCACGCCCACGCCCAGAACCTGAAGAACTCCGGCGTCGATGTCGTGGTGGGGCTGCGCAAGGATTCGGCTTCCTGGTCGAAGGCCGAGGCCGCGGGTCTGCGCGTGGCGACTCCGGACCAGGCGGCCCGTGAGGCCTCGGTGATCATGTTGACCGTCCCGGACGAGACCGCCGCCGCGCTCTACGCCGACGAGATTGCTCCGGGGCTCGAGCCCGGCGACTACCTGGCCGTGGCCCACGGTTTCAACATCCACTTCCAGGCGATCACTCCGCCGGAGAACGTGAATGTCTTCATGGTTGCGCCGAAGGGGCCCGGCCATACGGTGCGCGCCCACTACGAGGAAGGGAAGGGTGTGCCGTGCCTCGTCGCGGTGCATCAGGACCCGACCGGCGACACGCTGCAGATCGGGCTGGCCTACGCCAAGGCGATCGGCGGCGGCCGCGCCGGCATCATCGAGACGACCTTTCGCGAGGAGACCGAGACCGATCTCTTCGGCGAGCAGGCCGTGTTGTGTGGTGGGCTCACCGAGTTGATGCGCAACGGTTACGAGACCCTCGTCGAAGCGGGCTACGCGCCGGAGATGGCGTACTTCGAGACGATCCACGAGGTGAAGCTGATCGTCGATCTGATCTACGAAAACGGCATGGCCAATATGCGCTACTCGGTCTCGAATACCGCGGAGTACGGGGATTTCACCCGTGGCCCGCGCGTCATCGATGCGGGTGTGAAGGATCGGATGCGGCAGGTCTTGAAGGAGATCCAGGAAGGCGAGTTCGCCAAGGAGTTCATCCTCGAGAACCAGTCGGGCTTCGTCGGCTTCAACGCCATGCGGCGTCGGGCGGCCGAGCATCCGATGGAAAAGGTAGGCGCGCGGTTGCGTGGCCTGATGTCCTGGCTGGGCGAGAATCGTCTGGTCGATCGATCGAAGAACTGA
- a CDS encoding isoprenyl transferase, translating to MSERRHAEPGGSQPEGSKPEGSEPATDPAGAAIPRHVAVIMDGNGRWAEGRGLPRTEGHRAGLEAVRKIVRAADDLGIGFLTLFAFSSENWNRPKQEVDLLMRLPEEFFELDLPEVIERGCRIRTIGRMERLPPNVRRTLENAKQRTESGTGMQLVFALSYGGRAEIVDAARRLLREHEQGSLDPDGLDEKTFAAHLDLPELPDVDLMIRTGREMRISNFLLWQLAYAEIHLTDCMWPDFGRAELEAAIADFNGRERRFGQTGAQVREGS from the coding sequence ATGTCCGAGCGCCGACACGCAGAGCCCGGAGGCTCCCAACCCGAAGGGTCCAAGCCCGAGGGATCCGAACCCGCAACCGACCCGGCGGGCGCCGCGATCCCGCGGCACGTCGCCGTCATCATGGATGGCAACGGCCGTTGGGCGGAAGGGCGGGGGCTCCCCCGCACCGAGGGCCACCGAGCGGGGCTGGAGGCCGTGCGGAAGATCGTGCGCGCCGCGGACGATCTGGGCATCGGCTTTCTCACCCTGTTTGCCTTCTCCTCGGAGAACTGGAATCGCCCGAAGCAGGAGGTCGACCTGCTGATGCGCCTGCCCGAGGAGTTCTTCGAGCTGGATCTTCCGGAGGTCATCGAGCGCGGTTGCCGCATTCGCACGATCGGGCGCATGGAACGCCTTCCGCCTAACGTCCGTCGCACGCTCGAGAATGCCAAGCAGCGCACGGAGAGTGGAACGGGCATGCAGCTCGTCTTCGCGCTCTCCTACGGGGGCCGAGCAGAGATCGTGGATGCCGCGCGGCGCCTGCTGCGCGAGCACGAACAGGGAAGCCTCGATCCCGACGGCCTGGACGAGAAGACCTTTGCGGCCCACCTCGATTTGCCCGAGCTTCCCGATGTGGATCTGATGATCCGCACGGGCAGGGAAATGCGGATCTCGAACTTCTTGTTGTGGCAACTCGCCTACGCGGAAATCCACCTCACGGATTGCATGTGGCCGGATTTCGGGCGCGCCGAGCTGGAAGCGGCGATCGCCGATTTCAATGGCCGCGAGCGCCGCTTCGGCCAGACCGGTGCCCAGGTGCGAGAGGGCTCGTGA
- a CDS encoding 1-deoxy-D-xylulose-5-phosphate reductoisomerase has product MRRLALLGSTGSIGEQTLSVAQEFPDRFRVTALAAGLNIKRLAEQVAQVRPGRVSVMEEAGAAELRQRLEAASVPVPEIVVGAAGLIAVAEYEADLVVAGLVGAVGLAPTFAAIRAGRDIALANKEVMVMAGALVRREVERAGVALLPVDSEHSAIFQALAGQRPEDIDALILTASGGPFRTWSKEEIAGASVEQALDHPNWSMGPKITIDSASLMNKGLEVIEARWLFDVPPERIRVVVHPQSIVHSLVEFIDGSVLAQLGMPDMRGPIALALSWPERLPVSTPRLDLAAAGRLDFETPDTKRFPCLDLAFRALTGGEAAPAVLNAANEVSVAAFLAGGLLFPRIAATNGLVLEAWLADHEGEAVERLEEVEAADAWARAQARAHLEDLTP; this is encoded by the coding sequence GTGAGGCGTCTGGCGCTCCTCGGCAGCACGGGCAGCATCGGCGAGCAGACGCTCTCGGTGGCCCAGGAGTTCCCGGATCGCTTTCGCGTCACGGCGTTGGCCGCCGGCCTGAACATCAAGCGGTTGGCAGAGCAGGTGGCGCAGGTACGCCCGGGGCGGGTGTCGGTGATGGAGGAGGCTGGGGCGGCGGAGCTTCGTCAGCGTCTCGAGGCGGCTTCGGTCCCGGTCCCGGAGATCGTCGTTGGGGCCGCAGGGCTGATTGCCGTCGCCGAATACGAAGCCGACCTCGTGGTCGCGGGCCTGGTGGGCGCCGTGGGCCTGGCTCCCACCTTCGCCGCGATCCGCGCGGGCCGCGATATCGCGCTTGCCAACAAAGAGGTGATGGTGATGGCCGGGGCGTTGGTCCGCCGCGAGGTGGAGCGTGCCGGCGTGGCGCTCCTGCCCGTCGACAGCGAGCACAGCGCGATCTTCCAGGCCTTGGCCGGTCAGCGCCCGGAAGACATCGATGCCCTCATCCTGACCGCCTCGGGTGGTCCCTTTCGCACCTGGAGCAAAGAAGAAATCGCGGGCGCAAGTGTCGAGCAGGCTCTCGACCACCCGAACTGGAGCATGGGGCCGAAGATCACGATCGATTCGGCCAGCCTGATGAACAAGGGCCTCGAGGTGATCGAGGCGCGCTGGCTCTTCGACGTTCCGCCGGAACGCATCCGGGTGGTGGTGCACCCGCAGTCGATCGTGCATTCGCTGGTGGAGTTCATAGACGGGTCGGTGCTCGCGCAGCTGGGAATGCCCGATATGCGGGGACCGATCGCGCTCGCGCTCTCCTGGCCCGAGCGACTGCCGGTCTCGACGCCGCGGCTCGACCTGGCCGCCGCGGGACGGCTCGATTTCGAGACTCCGGATACCAAACGCTTCCCCTGCCTGGATCTGGCCTTCCGCGCCCTGACGGGCGGTGAGGCCGCACCGGCGGTGCTGAACGCAGCCAACGAAGTATCCGTCGCAGCCTTCCTCGCGGGGGGGCTGCTCTTCCCCCGAATCGCAGCCACCAACGGCCTCGTGCTCGAGGCCTGGCTCGCCGATCATGAAGGCGAAGCGGTCGAGCGTCTGGAAGAAGTGGAGGCCGCCGACGCCTGGGCAAGGGCCCAGGCTCGGGCGCATCTGGAGGATCTGACTCCGTGA
- a CDS encoding phosphatidylserine decarboxylase family protein, with translation MSERPADPHFQERLTAWFAPDVYRFGIPLFVVSGLAWGLEASIVSAVFGGLGVFVAAFFRNPERTLPEGERLVIAPADGRVIEVGEIETADGEKALRIGIFLSVFNVHVNRVPVSGRVVSLERSGDAYLAAFNREAETRNVRCAMTLAMADGRQVGVVQITGLIARRILCHPEIGEWLDRGVRYGLIRFGSRTDVVLPLGTTALVERGTRVRGGSTVIAELEGEEAA, from the coding sequence GTGAGCGAGCGCCCGGCCGACCCCCATTTCCAGGAGAGGCTCACCGCCTGGTTCGCGCCGGATGTCTACCGGTTCGGAATACCCCTGTTCGTGGTGTCCGGCCTGGCCTGGGGCCTGGAGGCATCGATCGTCTCCGCCGTCTTCGGCGGGCTCGGTGTGTTCGTGGCGGCCTTCTTCAGGAACCCGGAGCGGACCCTCCCGGAGGGCGAGCGGCTCGTGATCGCGCCGGCCGATGGGCGCGTCATCGAGGTCGGGGAGATCGAGACCGCGGATGGCGAAAAGGCTTTGCGGATAGGCATCTTCCTCTCAGTCTTCAACGTTCACGTGAACCGTGTGCCGGTGTCCGGACGCGTCGTTTCGCTCGAGCGTTCCGGGGATGCCTACCTGGCCGCCTTCAACCGCGAGGCCGAGACCCGCAATGTCCGCTGCGCGATGACCCTCGCCATGGCCGACGGCCGGCAGGTGGGCGTCGTGCAGATCACCGGGCTGATCGCCCGGCGCATCCTCTGCCATCCGGAGATCGGCGAGTGGCTCGACCGGGGCGTACGCTACGGGCTGATCCGCTTCGGCTCACGTACCGATGTGGTGCTGCCCCTCGGCACCACGGCGCTGGTGGAGCGCGGCACCCGGGTGCGGGGTGGGAGCACGGTGATCGCTGAGCTCGAAGGGGAGGAGGCCGCATGA
- the rseP gene encoding RIP metalloprotease RseP translates to MSQIATGAEGIFAFILMLGVLVTVHEWGHYIVAKLCGVRVLKFSIGFGSPIGIGRFRMAWTRSGTDYVVAWIPLGGYVKMLGENPGEEDGPEALEDPARSLPAQPMWKKLAIYLAGPAMNLVLPVLLLTGTLWVGIDRQAPVIGTIEPASPAARAGLAAGDRILELNGEPVTWWQDLNEFVREHPGERVELGIQREGTADFTRSVPIETRPGIDRVFRDDKQVGWLGIQHERQKALIGFSGPEAIAAVSGLRAGDRVVRVGEREVEDWAGFAVAYREAGEVGEIGLRVMRPQGIYLEAEESPVDVSVPALGSVDALGVAPAVVLVAAVSEEMPAAQAGIEAGDLIVAVDGRPIGSFLTFQETVLGSGGRSLDIQIARAGETRRVSIQPKKVPSQIEGNDQEEYLIGIQGANAALQGAVRQERLRNPFVAIPRATVMTYEVTTLFLRGLRKLITGDISRKAIGGPIEIAKQSHSAFQAGWDRFLQLLMLISINLGILNLLPIPILDGGQALIALVEGVKRGPLSVRTRELVQQVGLILLVALMSFALWNDVSRNWSNFFDWMRGL, encoded by the coding sequence GTGAGCCAAATCGCCACCGGTGCAGAGGGCATCTTTGCGTTCATACTGATGCTCGGCGTGCTCGTCACGGTTCACGAGTGGGGCCACTACATCGTGGCGAAACTCTGTGGCGTTCGCGTACTCAAGTTTTCGATCGGTTTCGGTTCGCCGATTGGAATCGGCCGCTTCCGCATGGCCTGGACGCGCAGTGGCACGGACTACGTCGTGGCTTGGATCCCCCTGGGCGGCTACGTGAAGATGCTCGGGGAGAATCCCGGCGAAGAGGACGGCCCGGAAGCGCTCGAGGATCCCGCTCGCAGCCTGCCTGCCCAGCCGATGTGGAAGAAGCTGGCGATCTACCTCGCGGGCCCCGCGATGAATCTGGTGCTTCCCGTACTGCTACTGACGGGCACGCTCTGGGTGGGTATCGATCGGCAGGCCCCGGTGATCGGCACGATCGAACCGGCCTCACCGGCCGCACGGGCGGGTCTCGCCGCTGGCGACCGGATCCTGGAGCTGAACGGCGAGCCGGTCACCTGGTGGCAGGATCTGAACGAGTTCGTCCGGGAGCATCCGGGCGAACGCGTCGAGCTCGGGATCCAGCGCGAGGGAACTGCGGATTTCACACGTTCGGTGCCGATCGAAACCCGTCCCGGAATCGACCGGGTGTTTCGCGATGACAAACAGGTCGGCTGGCTAGGCATCCAGCACGAGCGGCAGAAGGCGCTGATCGGATTCTCGGGGCCGGAGGCGATTGCTGCAGTGAGCGGATTGAGGGCAGGCGATCGCGTGGTTCGGGTGGGAGAACGCGAGGTCGAGGACTGGGCCGGCTTTGCCGTGGCCTACCGCGAAGCCGGGGAAGTGGGCGAGATCGGCCTCCGCGTCATGCGGCCCCAAGGTATTTACCTGGAGGCAGAAGAGAGCCCGGTCGACGTCAGCGTTCCGGCCCTCGGCAGCGTGGACGCATTGGGTGTGGCTCCGGCGGTCGTCCTGGTCGCCGCGGTTTCCGAGGAGATGCCAGCGGCCCAGGCTGGGATCGAGGCCGGCGATCTGATCGTGGCCGTCGACGGGCGACCGATCGGCAGCTTTCTCACCTTCCAGGAGACGGTGCTCGGCAGCGGCGGCCGAAGCCTCGATATCCAGATCGCGCGGGCCGGGGAGACGCGCCGCGTGTCGATCCAACCCAAGAAGGTGCCTTCCCAGATCGAGGGAAACGATCAGGAGGAGTATCTGATCGGCATTCAGGGTGCGAACGCGGCGCTTCAGGGTGCCGTTCGTCAGGAGCGCTTGCGCAACCCCTTCGTCGCCATTCCGCGCGCGACGGTGATGACCTACGAGGTCACCACACTCTTCCTGCGCGGGCTTCGCAAGCTGATCACTGGCGATATCTCACGTAAGGCGATCGGCGGCCCGATCGAGATCGCCAAGCAAAGCCACTCCGCCTTCCAGGCTGGCTGGGATCGCTTCCTGCAGCTGTTGATGCTGATCAGCATCAACCTCGGCATCCTGAACCTTCTGCCGATTCCGATCCTCGACGGCGGCCAGGCGTTGATTGCCCTGGTCGAAGGCGTGAAGCGTGGCCCGCTCTCGGTTCGCACCCGCGAGCTCGTCCAGCAGGTCGGACTGATCTTGTTGGTGGCCCTGATGAGCTTCGCTCTATGGAATGATGTTTCCCGCAACTGGTCGAACTTCTTCGACTGGATGCGGGGTCTGTAG
- the tsaB gene encoding tRNA (adenosine(37)-N6)-threonylcarbamoyltransferase complex dimerization subunit type 1 TsaB produces the protein MAAERHSGNGRGRPRHRVEAGRSNRPRAATGGPRILALETATRVMSVAILEGPRVIAELSSEGARVHSERLLPGIDTVLDEAGFGLGDLDAIAVSAGPGSFTGLRIAIATAKGLAFGAGPALVGVSTLAALARAAHGASGPVAALLDARRGELYAGVWSSADAAAEPIVAESVYSPEGLSRLLPPGTQIMVGEDAFDGAAALVAASGPGLELSPAVAARAGRVGELALARLEAGGGQAAAALRPRYLRRAEAEVKRTGEALEPTL, from the coding sequence TTGGCAGCCGAGCGCCACTCCGGGAACGGGCGCGGAAGGCCGCGCCATCGGGTCGAGGCCGGTCGTTCGAATCGCCCCCGGGCTGCCACCGGCGGGCCGCGGATCCTCGCACTCGAAACGGCGACCCGGGTGATGAGCGTGGCGATCCTCGAGGGGCCGCGGGTGATCGCGGAGCTGTCCAGCGAGGGCGCGCGCGTCCACTCGGAGCGGCTGCTTCCAGGGATCGACACCGTGCTCGACGAAGCCGGCTTCGGCTTGGGAGATCTCGATGCGATCGCGGTTTCGGCCGGGCCCGGTTCGTTCACAGGGCTGCGCATTGCGATCGCCACCGCCAAGGGCCTGGCCTTCGGGGCCGGGCCGGCGCTGGTCGGCGTGTCCACGCTGGCGGCGTTGGCGCGGGCGGCCCACGGCGCGAGTGGGCCCGTGGCCGCACTCCTCGACGCGCGCCGCGGGGAGCTTTATGCGGGCGTTTGGAGCTCGGCCGATGCGGCCGCTGAGCCCATCGTAGCCGAGAGCGTCTATTCGCCGGAGGGGCTCTCCCGGCTGCTCCCACCCGGTACGCAGATCATGGTAGGCGAAGATGCCTTCGACGGGGCGGCTGCCCTGGTTGCGGCCTCCGGCCCTGGCCTCGAGCTGTCTCCGGCTGTCGCCGCCCGGGCTGGGCGGGTCGGAGAGCTTGCCCTGGCGCGCCTGGAGGCGGGTGGCGGGCAAGCTGCGGCGGCCCTGCGTCCCCGCTACTTGAGGCGTGCGGAAGCCGAGGTGAAGCGAACGGGCGAGGCCCTCGAACCGACGCTTTGA